CGTCGCGACCAACGAACCGCGTAAGTCCTCGCGCGGCCGCGGCCTGAAGTCGCGTGCGCGCGAGCTCGGCGCCAGTGAGCTCGAAAACCTCGATCGGCTCAACAACCCCTTTGACGGTGACCGGGCCGAGCGGCTTGACCCCAACGTACCCCTCGGCCAGCGCTAAGGTTCCCGCCGTCATCATGATGGACCCAGGCATGGCCATCTGCTCCATCCGGCCGGCCAGGTGGGTGGTTTGACCCACAGCCGTGTAGTCCATGCGGAGATCCGAGCCGATGGACCGGACTACTACCTCACCCGAGTTCACGCCGACGCGTATGGAGATGGGCACGCCAGCGGTACGCTGGACCCCTTCGGCATACCGTTTCACCGTCTCCTGCATCCGGAGCGCGGCATAGCAAGCGCGCACCGCGTGGTCCTCGTGCGCGAGCGGCGCGCCGAAGAGTGCCATGATCCCGTCGCCCATGACCTGGTTCACCGTGCCCTCGTAGCGGTGAACGGCCCCCATCATCAGTTCGAGCACGGGGTCGAGGAGCTTCCGCGCCTCCTCGGGATCCCGGTCAGCGAGCAGCTCCATTGAACCTTTGATGTCGGCGAACAGCACGGTGACCTGCTTGCGCTCGCCCTCGAGGGCGCTACGCGAGGTGAGGATCTTCTCGACGAGGTGCTTCGGGATATAGGGTTGCGGCGAGGTAAAGCGGCCTTCGGGCTGGGAAGCGGTTAACGCAGCCCCGCAGGAGCCGCAGAACCTCTTACCCGGAGTGACCTCCGCCCCGCAGGAAGGGCAGGTTGTGGCCAAGCGGGCGCCGCAATCCTCGCAGAACCTGAGGCCCTCGCCGTTCTCTGCCTGACAGCGGCTGCACCGCATGACTCTGAGGGTGGCCAGAGTAGCCCTCGACCAAAGGGGGGTCAAGGCGGCCAACTTGGGTCAGGAAGGTGGGTGGGCCACCCTGGGTATGGGTTGCCGGCGGATCGCCGATTCTACGCCGGCGAAGTCGCTCTGGGTCGAAGGTCCTGGAGGCTTTTCGGGGCGGTCTGGGATCTGGATCACGCTGCCACGTTTCGCATCCGCTCGTAGCGACGTCCTGATCACATTTCCGCATTGAGTCTCCTCAAGGGGTAGGGTTCGAAAAAAGGGATCTGCGCGGGGAATCGTCTCGGACGTTGATCGGGCGTGAAGCTTTTTGGGGTGCCGGGGGTTGATGGGACCCCGGAGGAAATTCCAGGTACGCCCCTCTTTTTCGATGGGGCCACCGGAGCGAATGAGCGGCGCTTTTTTAACCGGCAGGGGGGTCGAAGACCCCTGGGCGGGGGCCGAACGAGTCGCGGACCTCTGGACCTCGGATCAGGTCGGGGTTCCGCTCTGCGACGTCGCCTTGCGCGCCTTCGCGCGGGATCGCGGCCGAGACTTACGGTCGGTTCCCCGTCGGGATACGACTGTAAGCTCCGTAACCGGCGGAATATCCGAGAGATCGGGGTGAGAGCTGGGGTTCGGCTGCTAGAACATCGACGGCCTGGACCCGGCGCGCCTTCACCGAGGACGGCTGGTTCCGCACGGGCGACCTCGGCGTGCGCGACGTCGAGGGACGCACGATCTTCCGGAGCCGGCTGCGCGAGATGCTGCGCGTCAGCCACTTCATGGTCGCCCCCGCGGAGATCGAAGCGTATCTGCAGACCCACCCGCGCGTGCACCAGGCCTTCGTGATCGGCGTGCCCGACCCGCGCACCAACGAGGCGCCGGTGGCCTACGTGATCCCGAAGCCGGGCCCGGCGCCCACCGAGGAAGAGCTGATCGCCCACCGCCTGGGCCGGATCGCCTCGTACAAGATCCCGCGGGCGGTCCGCGTCGTCGCCGACGTGCCTCGCACGCCCGGTCCGCCTGGCGACGAGGTGCAGAAGCATCGCCTCCCCGAGCTGTACCTGGCGGAGACGCGCACGGGTTCCTGAGCCCCAGGGCCGTCGATCCGCGGAGCGTGAGCCCCGTGTCGCTCGCGTGATGATTGAGCGCTATTTCGGTCCGAACACATCGATGGCGATACGGCCAGCGTTGACCGCGCAAGGCCAGCCGGCATAGAACGCCACGTGGGTGATCAGCCCCTTCAACTCGGTCTCCGTCACCCCGTTGTCGAGCGCCCTCTGCATGTGGCCCCGCATCTCGTCGGTCCGGTAGAGCGCAGCCAGCATTGCCACCGTGATCAGGCTACGGTCGCGCTTGCTGAGGTCGGGATGCTCCCATACGTCGCCGAACAGCACGTCGTCCCGGAGTTGCCCCAGCTTGGGGATGAATTCGTACACCGTCGGTCTTTTCTGAGCCATGTGTCGATCTCCTCGTGTATGGGTCGCGATGGCGCCCCGCAGCAATTGATGAGGGCGCCCACGCGCCTGGGTACTCGCCTCGTGTCCTTCGCCGGGAAGGGTACCCCGTCCGGACTCAGCGCCGCGCCCGCACTCGCCGCGGAACTTCTGCCCAAACGGTGCCGTGAGGTCAGGGTGTGCGCTCCAAGGGGTCAAGGCTGCCCGAATAGCTGATCGAGGAAGGAGTCCGGATGCGGGAGTATGCGATTCCTCGTCGCCGGTGGCCAGGGCCGGATCAGGGGCCCGCGACTGGAACCCCGGATCAGCTCAGGCCGTAAAAGCCGAGGGCGCCGCCGGCGAGCACCTGGTGCTTCGCCTCCGGGGACAGCGCGCCGAGCCGCTCCCTGAGCATCTGCGGCGCGCCCGGGAAGAAGCCGTCCGAGTGCGGATAATCGGTGGCCCACATGATCTTGTGCGGCCCGATATAGTCGGCCAGCACCGCGATGCTGCTTTCGACCGGCTCGAACGAGATCCAGCAATTGCGCCGGAACAGTTCGCTCGGCCTCGTTTTCGGCGCCGACTCGTTGAAGCCCTGGTCATCGAAGTGCCGGTCCATGCGGTCGAGCCACGGCGCGATCCAGCCGCCACCTGACTCGAGAAACGCGACGCGCAATCGCGGATGACGGTCGACGACCCCACCCCAGATCACGCTCAGCGCGACCAGCATCATCTCCATCGTGTGCGAGATCATGTGGCGCGCCGCGCGGTCCTCCTCGAAGCGGTCGATGCCGACAGTCGGCATCGCGTTGGTCGATCCCTCGTGAAAGCCGATGGAGAAGTCGAGTGCTTCGGCCATCGCCCAGAACGGCTCGTACATCGGGTCGCTGATCATCTTCTTGCCGTGATAAGGGTTGGGCCGCAGGAACCCGCTGCGCATCCCGAGCTTTTCGCGGGCGTAGCGCATCTCGTCGACCGCCAGATCGACCGACTGCATCGGCAGCATCGCGACCCCGAACAGGCGCTCGGGATACGGCGTACAGTAATCGGCGAGCCAGCGGTTGTAGGCGCGGCACATCGCGGCGGCGAGGCCCGGGTCCTCGACGGCGCCTGCGAACAGACCGAGACTGGGATAGAGGAAGGCGGCGTCGATGCCGTCGGCATCCATGTCGACGATGCGCGCGTGCGGGTCGAACCCGCCCCGGCGCCCCTCGGCATACTTCAGGGTCCCGGCCTTGACGATCCCCTGCCGGGCGCCGACGGAACCCAGGCTGCCGATCCCCCGCGGATTGCCGAGCAGCTTGCCTTCGACGCTGAGGCGTTCCTTACCGTTTTCGTCGATGACGAACCGCGGCCGGCGCTCGCGGAATGCGGGATCGATATACCTGTCCCACAGGTCGAGCGGCTCGAGGATGTGGCCGTCCGCGTCGACCACGTTGTACGCGCGCGCCATCGGTAATCCTCCTCCGAAGGAAGCCATCATATACTATCGCACCGCGACTAGCCCTTCTTCGGAGACCAGCCATACGCCTTGGCGCACGCACCGCCCATCAGC
Above is a genomic segment from Candidatus Methylomirabilota bacterium containing:
- a CDS encoding carboxymuconolactone decarboxylase family protein, which produces MAQKRPTVYEFIPKLGQLRDDVLFGDVWEHPDLSKRDRSLITVAMLAALYRTDEMRGHMQRALDNGVTETELKGLITHVAFYAGWPCAVNAGRIAIDVFGPK
- a CDS encoding amidohydrolase family protein, translating into MARAYNVVDADGHILEPLDLWDRYIDPAFRERRPRFVIDENGKERLSVEGKLLGNPRGIGSLGSVGARQGIVKAGTLKYAEGRRGGFDPHARIVDMDADGIDAAFLYPSLGLFAGAVEDPGLAAAMCRAYNRWLADYCTPYPERLFGVAMLPMQSVDLAVDEMRYAREKLGMRSGFLRPNPYHGKKMISDPMYEPFWAMAEALDFSIGFHEGSTNAMPTVGIDRFEEDRAARHMISHTMEMMLVALSVIWGGVVDRHPRLRVAFLESGGGWIAPWLDRMDRHFDDQGFNESAPKTRPSELFRRNCWISFEPVESSIAVLADYIGPHKIMWATDYPHSDGFFPGAPQMLRERLGALSPEAKHQVLAGGALGFYGLS